TGTGTGAAGCTTTACCCTAAATCTTTTGAGTGACCTAACCTTATGCTACAAACTCTCATGACCACATTTCACACCATCATTGTGACCACCGGGCCATTACAAATATAGTAGGCTATCAGGTAGGTGAAGAGTCAAATGTAGtgtcacatcacatcacatcacatcatacTAAAGAAGAACATATTTACTCCTGGGGTACCGCTTATCGCTTATTTACTTCTGGGGTAGCTATGATTAACAAAGGGATTCTACACATGGATATAGATGAATTGTTCTTGTAGcataatactgtaattcatCAACCTTGTACATGACCACTGCACCCTTAGAACACAAAGTGTCACGCTCATACAAAAGCTTCATCAATTAGCTTTCTTGAAATCTAGCAACAAGTTCATAGATCTTTCAGGTGTAACCACGTCCTAGTAAGACCCACTTCCTGCTTGTGGCTGATTTAGTAGCTTGTGCAAAGGAGAAATCTTCCTTTAGATGTACAAAGTTTTATAAGTACACGTACATCATAAACACTTTTACACAACAACTTTACATTTGTCTCTTGATACTTTCATACATACAGACTCTGCAACAAAGCTACCTTTTGTACCATCTCATATTCAACCTGCCCCAAAGGGACAATACAAAGTTTGTATTTATACACAGTTCTACTACTGTAgggaaaatatatatatacatgtatatcttggCTATTCATACATGTTCTAGAAGTTTTGGCGACAACGTGACTGGAATACACCTACATTTGCATGTCTTTCACTTGTTGTAACCTATCTTTTGCTACATATGCCACTTAACTGTTATCAGGCCACAAGGTGGCAACTCTGAACATTCTACATTATTCACTCCCAACCTGGATAAATTCTTCACTGCTCTACATTGTGTTGAGGGGAACAAAGGCCTGAAAGTAATGCCACATGCAAttatagaaaaacaacaacattattttCCAGAGATAAGCATATTTTCTTGGCCAGGTTGTTCACAAGAACAAAACTTTCAATGTCTTGGTGACTAAATACTGCAGGAGTACCCAAGTCCTACTAGATTTACGAGTACAAAAGACAAAGGTTTCAATCTACATTCAGCTCCGAATGCCTGTCTGCAACATCAGCTGGGTTGTTAGGTTTGTTGTCCCttcagttgttgttgtcctGGTCCTGCAGCAGGTTGTCAGCTTCAGGACAGTCCCAGGTGTTCATATTGGCCCTGTCTGAGGCTGTGCCTGTACTGTGGAATGGTCCTGACGAGTTCTCGGCGGTTCCAACGTTCCTGTCATCTGTTCGCTCTGCCTCTGGAATGCTGTCCTGGTGAATCCTGTACTTCGTAGGtagctcttcttcttcttcatcatcactGTCTTGGAAATGAGCAGGTATGTCTTCGTCGTCGATCCTTGCCTCGTCAGCGTAGATATCATCGTCCTCCACGTGGCCCAAGCCAAAGATGTCCTCTCCGCCACCCCCTCCAATGTTTCCATTATCTGCGGCAACGCTGTTTGGCAAACCTTCATCAGCCTGGACGTTGTCATCTTCCTCGGCATCCCGGTCCTTGTCTGCAGCAGCCTGGTCCTGCTCGATGGCATCCTCCTCGCTATCCCAGACATCCTGGCGGCTGAACTCCTGAAGGACCTCCTCCGCAAGCTTGGGCCCGACGTTCCCGTCCTCCGCCCCCTCCATGACAAGGTTCTCCTCCCCGAGGTAGTCCTGGACAGCCTCCTGAATCTCCTCCAGGTCCTTAGCGGAAAGCTCGCCGGTGAAGTCCCAGCTCTCGTTCACCGAAGACTGCTCGGAATCTGGGTCGTACTGCACCTGTGAGAGACACAagatgttcagttcagttcatgcAACAGAACCAACCTCTGTCCTCTCTGTGACATTTTATCTTAGTTATCGAtgttcatacaaaatgtaattgtgtAACCTAAATTAGCTGTAATTTTGTTAAAGGTTTATTGGGCAAATCTGCACTTGTGAAAGACAAAAGATGTAAGATGAAACAATGCTGACTCCTGATCTCTTTGCGTCATGTCATCTTAGCTCTCATTAATTCTAAGGAAGTTTTCTAAGTAACTGTGTAGCCTAAATCAGCTGTACTTTTATTTAAGGTCAATCAACAAAAACTTATGTATAAATCTGTAATTGTACATAGAataggactccaggaagaacaGTAACTATGATATATGTACTAACGGATAGTCTGAAtacacaaacaagtaaacaaacctcCATGCTGCGGACAGACTCTTCATACTCGTACTCTGACCCCCTCCTGTCGACGCGCAGCGAGCCGGAATACTTGTCGTAGTTGTCGGGATCATCCTTGTCGTAGTTGTCAGGGTCATCCTCATCCCCCACACCCCCCTGGTCGCTCTCCGGCTGGGTGAAGCTGAACTCGATCCCGGGACCGCGCCTTTTCCTAAGCTCGGTCTCCAGGGAGGCGTGGACGTTCTCCACCTGAACCTTCTCTGCaacatcgcccccctccccacctggtGGTGCTtcctgacccccctccccactgccgTCCTCTTCAGGCAGGTCGTTCAGCTCCTGGTCCGACAAGTACTTCTCCTGGTACCGTACCATCTCCTCCTGTTGTACACAACAAAGCTAACAGTTAACATGGTGTGAAAAATAAAAGGAATAAGTTCAATAACTGCCTTTTAGTGAGAGCAGCTTCTTCAACATGTTTAATCAAAAAGCACTTATTGATTTGACAGGTTTTGACAAGGACTACTGCTAGTAATTAGTCAATCAAGCAATTAATTGATCAGTTAATCAATCACTCTAATTACAAGAAACAGATAAACATACTTTTTATCATGGCTCCATTCCAACTCTGAAGGGGGAAAATCTACCATATTTTTTGTGGTTTGCCATTTTATTTCATTGCCTGATTAATGC
The sequence above is drawn from the Branchiostoma floridae strain S238N-H82 chromosome 4, Bfl_VNyyK, whole genome shotgun sequence genome and encodes:
- the LOC118413454 gene encoding protein RIC-3-like isoform X2, which encodes MAEREYQRVPDRPAPVPQQGITGTQTIIVVCVCVLCIAMVLPRFLIPEAPAPPASQPFPGPHGGGEGAHARAGLDPITRPGFGEQAFNEKRMMRASGGEAAPTQTQGRGWIGVALPMYTVGILIYFVYVIYKIFLKKKNEPSPRPQADSWRDRGFRDIDEANEANLLNRLSQGDPLQRKPNPMEGIDRGTTISELELRQLEMRLHETERLMNMMMEKMGDVSGKLQEEMVRYQEKYLSDQELNDLPEEDGSGEGGQEAPPGGEGGDVAEKVQVENVHASLETELRKRRGPGIEFSFTQPESDQGGVGDEDDPDNYDKDDPDNYDKYSGSLRVDRRGSEYEYEESVRSMEVQYDPDSEQSSVNESWDFTGELSAKDLEEIQEAVQDYLGEENLVMEGAEDGNVGPKLAEEVLQEFSRQDVWDSEEDAIEQDQAAADKDRDAEEDDNVQADEGLPNSVAADNGNIGGGGGEDIFGLGHVEDDDIYADEARIDDEDIPAHFQDSDDEEEEELPTKYRIHQDSIPEAERTDDRNVGTAENSSGPFHSTGTASDRANMNTWDCPEADNLLQDQDNNN
- the LOC118413454 gene encoding protein RIC-3-like isoform X1, whose translation is MAEREYQRVPDRPAPVPQQGITGTQTIIVVCVCVLCIAMVLPRFLIPEAPAPPASQPFPGPHGKKRGGEGAHARAGLDPITRPGFGEQAFNEKRMMRASGGEAAPTQTQGRGWIGVALPMYTVGILIYFVYVIYKIFLKKKNEPSPRPQADSWRDRGFRDIDEANEANLLNRLSQGDPLQRKPNPMEGIDRGTTISELELRQLEMRLHETERLMNMMMEKMGDVSGKLQEEMVRYQEKYLSDQELNDLPEEDGSGEGGQEAPPGGEGGDVAEKVQVENVHASLETELRKRRGPGIEFSFTQPESDQGGVGDEDDPDNYDKDDPDNYDKYSGSLRVDRRGSEYEYEESVRSMEVQYDPDSEQSSVNESWDFTGELSAKDLEEIQEAVQDYLGEENLVMEGAEDGNVGPKLAEEVLQEFSRQDVWDSEEDAIEQDQAAADKDRDAEEDDNVQADEGLPNSVAADNGNIGGGGGEDIFGLGHVEDDDIYADEARIDDEDIPAHFQDSDDEEEEELPTKYRIHQDSIPEAERTDDRNVGTAENSSGPFHSTGTASDRANMNTWDCPEADNLLQDQDNNN